The genomic DNA AGGGATTAGGCTATTGTCGGGTACATTTTCGGTTTGGCTCCGCCAAACCGAATGGCGAATCCATGGCTATTTCCCGCCATATAATGAAGCGGCGAACAGTATGTTGTCAAAAGAAAGGGAGGATTACGATGAGAATACCGAATGTGTATGTAAAGTTTGAGACACGAGAGGAACGAATCGATTTCCTGTACCGTTTGCTCGGAATTGCCGTCGATGATTTCAAAGTGAAACAGAGCATGCAAGGTATGATTACGCGGATGGAATACGGAACGACTTCAAGTCCGTATTATCGATCTTATCGGTGGAAAGCGTCGACAGCAGCCAGAGGTAATGATGCATGGCGCCCCACGCAGGTCCATCATCGCGGAATCCGGCGGATTTATTTTCGGTACAAAATGCAGCATAAAACGGCGATTTGGCTGGCGGTGCAATTGGAAGATTCAGATCGGGGCCGTCGGATGTTTCTTGAAATCCTGGAGGCGATTCCGGAAGAGCAGATTGTACTTCTTGGAAAAATCCCCTCTTCGCTTTACGCGGAACGGCTGATTCGTCAAGCCGGCAAAGCGCTGGATGATTTGGAAAGCGACCTCTTCCCCTCTTCCGAGACGATGTTTCAAATCCAGACATTGTTGACGAAAGCGAAGGAACTGGATGCTTCGAAATTTTCCGGGAACCGGATATTTTTGTGGGAACGATTAGCTTTTCAATGGGCCGGACAGGGAAAACTGAACCGAATGGAAACCTGCTTTCGCCACCAGGCGGATTTGCAGCCCGGCTGCAGCGATGCGTTCCTGAACATGGGATTTCAATATACGGCGGATGGACAATTACGCAAAGCGGAAAAGAGCTATCTTGAGGGCTTGAGACGGGACCCGACCGATGAATTTATCCTGCACAATCTGGCCGGTCTCTACAAAGACATGCATCGTGACAGAAAAGAGATCCTTTCGACTATCAACGAGGCAATTCTGGCGAACCCCTCTCTTCCATCCATCTATAAACTCAAGGCTGATTTTCACGCGGAATGGGACGAACTTGATGCTGCGTTGGAGCTTTATCAATACGCGCTTTCACTTTGCGAACAAGGCTGGAAAGATCTCTTTCAGGAGTTGTTGAACGGGATCGAAATCATGAACCGAGAGCTTGCCAGACATAAGTTCCGCCAGAATTATGCCGGGGATTGGAAGGACGGGCTTCGTCACGGCGAAGGCCGCGAGTTTTATGAGAATGGCATTTTGAAATATGAAGGACAATGGATGAATGATGCCAAAAATGGCCGCGGCACAGGCTACTGGAACGACGGTAGCTTATGGTATGAAGGAGAATTTGTCGATAATAACCCACACGGAATCGGACGAATGTTCTATAAAAACGGTGCGCTTCACTATGAGGGAGAATTCAAGCAAGGTCAATTATGCGGTAAAGGTAAGGAATACTACGCGAACGGGCAGATCAAGTTTATCGGCGTGTTTGCAGAAAATCCGTATTTTTTTCATGGATGTCGGAGCTTTGTTAAAGGAAAGCTGTATTATGAATCGGGCCAGCTTTGGTACGAAGGATGTTTTCAGAATTACAGCAAACACGCCCAGTTTAGCAAAGGAATTGAGTATGCGGAAAATGGAGAAATCAAGAAGCGTTGGGATGAAAATGAACGCTCCATCATCCAAACAAACGCTCAACCTCAACCTTGAGTTCATCCAGCATGGGGAAAGGCGCGCCGACAGACAGACTTATTACAAGCCCGCTATAATACCAGGCTTGCTGCTCTTTCCCCCGCTTGAACCGGGTCCATAGGGATTCGCCGAGATTGCTGTAATCCTCACGCATGGAACGTATGTTATGAAGCTTGTCCGCGCACGCCACATGGCGGATCTCGTCCGACGCATGCTTGAGAAATTCCAAAGTGTGCTCTTTCCGTTTCTCCCAAGACAAGCTTTTGCCAGGCTCTGAGCAGCCTTCGACGATCGCAGCCACCTGCTCGCCAAAATCTTTTTTTATGTCTTCCAAGGTCAAGTCCGTATCCTCCACCGTATCGTGCAGAATGCCGGCTGCGATCTCTTCTGGGCTGCAGCCATGCTGAGCTAGCAGGATGCCTACGCCATAAACGTGAGTGATATACGGCAAGTCGGAACTTTTCCGGGTTTGGTTGGCATGTGCGATGGTTGCGGTTTGAATGGCTTTGTCAATGATGTTCATGGTTTGTCCTCCCTTTTATTCATTTTGTGAAAGCTGATACAGAGCATCTGCCAGCTGCTCAATTTCGGAACGGCGATGGATTTTCTCCACCCAGGATTCCGGAATGCCGCTTAGTCCGTAGTAAGCGCCGGCCAGCTGACCATAGACGGCTCCGGTCGTATCGGCATCGTCTCCGAGATTGACTGCTTTCAGCAGTCCCTCCTTATACGTCTCTGTTGAATGAAAAGCCCAAAGGGCTGCTTCCAAAGACTTCACGACATAACCGGAACCCTGGATTGCGGGCGGCTGCAGCTCTTTAAAACTGCCTTGGCTGACCTTTTTAATTGCAGGGCTTAAGGTCCGTTGGATTTGGGATTCGATTTCCCGGCTGTGATCAGCCAGAAGCCCATTCTTCGGCATTCCATTTAGAGCATTAATTATTAATTTAGATAAATAAATACAAGCATCGACAGCTTCTTCGGTACCGTGTGTTGTACGAGAGCTTTTGGCGGCATAATCTATGGCATGGACAGGATCTTTCAAGTAAAACATTGGGATCGGCGCCAGCCGCATAATGGACCCGTTTCCGGCTGACTTTGGATCGGTTGAACCGGCATAAGGATCACCCGTTCGTTCAAAACACTGCAGCGCTTGCGAAACCGTATTGCCGATATCGAAACAATAATCCTTGGCGCTCCAATAACCATTTCGATAATATTTCACGTAGCGGTTCATTTGATCCTTTGCATTGAATCCTCGGCATTCCACAAGACTTTCCGCCAAACACATAGCCATCGACGTATCGTCCGTCCACTGACCGGGCTCCAATTGAAAAGGTCCACCGCCGACCATATCTTGAATGGGTTTAAAGCTGCCAGCCGTTTTGAACTCAAGCGTTGTGCCCACGGCATCTCCGGCTGCTAGACCGATGAGGCAACCTTCATAACGAACGAGATTATCCAATTTTTTCTTTCCCTTCCAGATTCATTTTTTAAATAAACTATAAATCTTTGTTGATCAAGCTGTATTTTCCTCTAGAGACCCTAATCGCACTTCTCTTACTCGACAACAATATAGAGTTCTAAGAAGGGTTTCCTCCATGATTAGGAGGAACCATGTCGGCCATTGTTGTGCTGTAGTCATTCCAACGGTTTCCGTATTTTTTCTCAACCCATTCACATATTTCTTTGGCTGTCCTAACGCCTCCAAGTTCTTTGAAGGCTT from Ferviditalea candida includes the following:
- a CDS encoding HD domain-containing protein, giving the protein MNIIDKAIQTATIAHANQTRKSSDLPYITHVYGVGILLAQHGCSPEEIAAGILHDTVEDTDLTLEDIKKDFGEQVAAIVEGCSEPGKSLSWEKRKEHTLEFLKHASDEIRHVACADKLHNIRSMREDYSNLGESLWTRFKRGKEQQAWYYSGLVISLSVGAPFPMLDELKVEVERLFG
- a CDS encoding ADP-ribosylglycohydrolase family protein; amino-acid sequence: MDNLVRYEGCLIGLAAGDAVGTTLEFKTAGSFKPIQDMVGGGPFQLEPGQWTDDTSMAMCLAESLVECRGFNAKDQMNRYVKYYRNGYWSAKDYCFDIGNTVSQALQCFERTGDPYAGSTDPKSAGNGSIMRLAPIPMFYLKDPVHAIDYAAKSSRTTHGTEEAVDACIYLSKLIINALNGMPKNGLLADHSREIESQIQRTLSPAIKKVSQGSFKELQPPAIQGSGYVVKSLEAALWAFHSTETYKEGLLKAVNLGDDADTTGAVYGQLAGAYYGLSGIPESWVEKIHRRSEIEQLADALYQLSQNE